A segment of the Burkholderiales bacterium genome:
GCACGTGCTCGTCGCCCACGCCTCGCTGCCGATCCACAGCATCAGGGAGTTGATCGCCGAGGCAAAGAGGAATCCCGGACAGCTCGCCTACGCCTCGCCGGGCAACGGCACCGCGCAACACCTGGGCGCTGAGTTGCTGAAGGTCATGGCGGGCAACCTGCAGATCACGCACATCCCGTACAAGGGCGGCGGCCAGGCGATCAGCGATGTGGTCGGCGGCCAGGTGAAGCTCGGCATGCTTGGCCTGGCCCCGGTGCTGCCGCATATCCGCAGCGGCAAGCTGAAGGCGCTCGGCGTGACAGGCAGACAGCGCGTCGCGATTCTCCCCGATGTGCCGACCATCGCCGAATCGGGGCTCCCCGGCTTCGAGACCCTGCAGTGGTACGGCGTCTCCGCGCCTGCCGGGACGCCGCAGCCGGTCGTGCAGAAGCTGCACGCGGAGATCGTCAAGGCGGTGCGCCACCCGGCGGCCGCCGAGCGCCTTGCCGCCGTCGGCATGGAGATCGCGCCGAGCGCGAGCCCCGCCGACTACGCCCGGTTCATCCGCGAAGACATGGCGAGGTGGCCGGCAATCGTCAAAGCCGCCGGCGCGAAGGTGGACTAGGATCGGGCGTCTTCCTTAATAAGGTCGGCCGCCTTCTCGGCGATCATGATCGTCGCCGCGTTGGTGTTGCCGGAGACGATCGTCGGCATCACCGAGGCATCGGCGACGCGCAGGCCCTGAATGCCGTGCACCCGCAGGCGCGGATCCACGACGGCGCCTTCGTCGGTGCCCATCCGGCAGGTACCGCACGGATGAAAGCCGGTCGTAGCGGTGCTGCGGATGTACGCGAGCATTTCGTCATCCGAGCGCACCTCCGGCCCGGGCCTGTATTCGCTCGCCACATAGGGCGCGAACGCGCGCGTTGCCGCGATCCTGCGCGTGAGCCTGAATCCCGCCACCATCGCCCGGCGGTCGTAGTCAGTTGAAAGGTAGTTGTACCGGATCGCCGGATGCGCCCTCGAATCGGGCGATAGCGCGCGCACCCAGCCGCGGCTCGTCGGGCGCAGCGGATAGTAGTTGAAAGTGAAGCCCGACCAGGGATGCGGCGTCGCGCCGCGCTCCTCGGCGCTCACCGTGCTCAGGAAAAACTGGTAGTCGGGGGTCTTCGCATCCGGCAGCGCGCGCGTAATCAGTCCGCCCATCATCACCCCTACTGCCATCGGCCCGCGGCGCAGGATTGCCCAGCGTGCCGCGGTGGCGAGCTTCCCGAGGATCGTGCGCAGTTGGTCATTCGTGGTGATCGGCTGTGCGCACTTGTACATGAGCCGCAGGATGAGGTGATCCTGCAGGTTTTCACCCACGCCCGGAAGGTGCCGTACGACGGGGACGCCGAGTCGGCTTAAGTGCTCACCATGGCCAATCCCCGAGAGCTGCAACAACTGCGGCGACTGGACGGAGCCGGCGCACAGAATCACTTCCTGCGCGCTCCGCGCGCGGAGTGTCCTTCCTTTCCGGGCGTACTCCACGCCTACCGCCCGCGCACCGTCGAAAAGCACCCGGGTGACGTGTGCGTCGGTTTCTACGGCGAGGTTCGGACGCCCTTCTGCCGGGCGCAGGTACGCCACGGCGGCCGAGCAGCGCAGGCCGTTGCGCGTGGTGAGGTGGAGGTAGCCTGCGCCTTCCTGCGTCGGGCCGTTGAAGTCGTCGTTGCGCGGGATGCCGAGCTCAGCGGCGGCGGCGATCAGCGCCTCGACGAGCGGATGGCGATCCTTGATGCGGGAAACCGAAAGCGGCCCGTCGGCTCCGTGCCAGGGACCGGAGCCGCCGCA
Coding sequences within it:
- a CDS encoding tripartite tricarboxylate transporter substrate binding protein, translated to MDVATRAVAGPLQESLGHPILVENRPGSGGNIGTESVARSAPDGHTLLVIGDHNTIAPALYSKLPYDFLKDFVHITNLVTGSHVLVAHASLPIHSIRELIAEAKRNPGQLAYASPGNGTAQHLGAELLKVMAGNLQITHIPYKGGGQAISDVVGGQVKLGMLGLAPVLPHIRSGKLKALGVTGRQRVAILPDVPTIAESGLPGFETLQWYGVSAPAGTPQPVVQKLHAEIVKAVRHPAAAERLAAVGMEIAPSASPADYARFIREDMARWPAIVKAAGAKVD
- a CDS encoding choline dehydrogenase, with translation MARSFDYLIVGGGSAGCVLANRLSEGGRHSVLLLEAGPRDTYPWIHIPIGYGKTMFHPVLNWGFVAEPDPNLNGRRIYTPRGRTLGGSSAINGLIQIRGQPEDFDGWAASGAAGWSWKETLPYFIKSESFCGGSGPWHGADGPLSVSRIKDRHPLVEALIAAAAELGIPRNDDFNGPTQEGAGYLHLTTRNGLRCSAAVAYLRPAEGRPNLAVETDAHVTRVLFDGARAVGVEYARKGRTLRARSAQEVILCAGSVQSPQLLQLSGIGHGEHLSRLGVPVVRHLPGVGENLQDHLILRLMYKCAQPITTNDQLRTILGKLATAARWAILRRGPMAVGVMMGGLITRALPDAKTPDYQFFLSTVSAEERGATPHPWSGFTFNYYPLRPTSRGWVRALSPDSRAHPAIRYNYLSTDYDRRAMVAGFRLTRRIAATRAFAPYVASEYRPGPEVRSDDEMLAYIRSTATTGFHPCGTCRMGTDEGAVVDPRLRVHGIQGLRVADASVMPTIVSGNTNAATIMIAEKAADLIKEDARS